Below is a genomic region from Streptomyces sp. NBC_00461.
CGAGGCCCTGGCAGCCGCACGCGAGCGTCTCGACGCGCTGACGGACGCGACGTCCGTCGACGCGGCGCAGCTCGCCGACGAGCTGGCCGCCGTCACCGCGCTGCTCGACCGCGAGGTGTCGCTGCGTCGGGTCCTGACCGACCCGGCGCAGGCCGGTGAGGCCAAGGCCGAGCTGGCCCAGCGTCTGCTCGGTTCTCAGGTCGGCGGGGCGACCGCCGACCTGGTGTCCGGCATGGTGCGCTCCCGCTGGTCGCAGTCGCGTGACCTGGTGGACTCGCTGGAGGAGCTGGCGAACACCGCCGAGCTCACCGCGGCCCAGCAGGCGGGCTCGCTCGACGACGTCGAGGACGAACTGTTCCGGTTCGGCCGGATCGTCGCCTCGAACACCGGGCTGCGCGCCGCACTGACCGACCGCAAGGCCACCGCCGCCGCCAAGATCGAGCTGCTGCACCGGCTGCTCGGCGGGCGGGCCGCCGCGACGACCGAGCGTCTTGTGACGCGCCTTGTTACCGCGCCGCGGGGACGTAGCCTGGAGTCGGGACTGGAGTCCCTGTCCAAGCTCGCCGCCGAGCGCCGGAAGCGTCTGGTCGCCGTCGTCACCTCGGCGGTGCCGCTGAGTGACTCGCAGAAGCAGCGCCTGGGCGCCGCTCTCGCGAAGCTCTACGGCCACAAGATGCACCTCAACATCGACGTGGACCCCGAGGTCCTCGGCGGGATCCGGGTGCAGGTCGGCGACGAGGTCATCAACGGCTCGATCGCGGACCGCATCGAGGACGCCGGCCGCCGACTGGCGGGCTAGCAGCAACTTCACAAGCAAGAACAGCAGTACAGCAGCACAGCAGTA
It encodes:
- a CDS encoding F0F1 ATP synthase subunit delta, giving the protein MNGASREALAAARERLDALTDATSVDAAQLADELAAVTALLDREVSLRRVLTDPAQAGEAKAELAQRLLGSQVGGATADLVSGMVRSRWSQSRDLVDSLEELANTAELTAAQQAGSLDDVEDELFRFGRIVASNTGLRAALTDRKATAAAKIELLHRLLGGRAAATTERLVTRLVTAPRGRSLESGLESLSKLAAERRKRLVAVVTSAVPLSDSQKQRLGAALAKLYGHKMHLNIDVDPEVLGGIRVQVGDEVINGSIADRIEDAGRRLAG